The Calliphora vicina chromosome 3, idCalVici1.1, whole genome shotgun sequence genome contains a region encoding:
- the LOC135954205 gene encoding COMM domain-containing protein 4, whose amino-acid sequence MKFRFCGDGDCPDWVLGEIISTLSVLEANKLNVLADLVAKKILGQDFDEAEVKSITSSVSADGKTAVACIHFLLNNAARHNASELVFNEELQQLGLPKEHAEAMCSILTLHAPAIRQRLIDRAFKINELSSIQHLPSTGDSINCSRFELKISQELVDGLPQNTTHVVNIDNAQLKVLLEELKHARSVMEKYNNKNLNKV is encoded by the exons atg aaatttcgttTTTGTGGAGATGGTGATTGTCCTGATTGGGTGTTGGGAGAAATAATATCTACCCTTTCTGTTTTGGAAGCCAACAAACTAAACGTGTTGGCTGATTTAGTAGCCAAAAAGATATTGGGACAAGATTTTGAt GAAGCAGAAGTAAAATCCATTACCTCCTCTGTTTCAGCTGATGGCAAAACTGCAGTGGCTTGTATACATTTTCTACTCAACAATGCTGCTAGACATAATGCCAGCGAACTTGTCTTTAATGAAGAACTACAACAATTGGGTTTACCCAAAGAGCATGCCGAAGCCATGTGTAGTATTTTGACTTTGCACGCTCCAGCCATACGTCAACGTTTAATTGATAGAGCTTTTAAAA TTAATGAATTATCCTCCATACAACATTTGCCTTCCACGGGTGACAGTATTAATTGCAGTCGTTTTGAGTTAAAAATTTCCCAAGAACTGGTCGATGGTTTACCTCAAAATACCACACATGTGGTGAATATTGATAATGCGCAATTGAAAGTATTATTAGAGGAATTAAAACATGCCCGTAGTGTAATGgagaaatataataataaaaatttaaataaagtttag
- the Lk gene encoding leucokinin: protein MMSIRSLLFVVFICFWYSYAKADTSDLQSCEAHLNKYRKFLLQAILSFEDVCDAYNTRASPLVDTNLPAQLAFFGRYQPTEQKSEVWSFFKLLMAQFNDMEFTNIIRDAVMERCRVKYQMQQQQRDEKRNSVVLGKKQRFHSWGGKRSGINSNDLEQEHNDEGNLSF from the coding sequence ATGATGTCCATTCGTTCTTTACTCTTCGTGGTATTCATTTGTTTCTGGTATAGTTATGCCAAAGCAGATACCAGCGATTTGCAAAGCTGTGAAGCCCACTTAAATAAATATCGAAAATTCTTACTGCAAGCCATACTAAGTTTTGAAGATGTCTGTGATGCCTACAATACAAGAGCTTCACCACTAGTCGATACAAATTTGCCAGCACAACTAGCATTCTTTGGACGCTATCAGCCCACCGAACAAAAGTCTGAAGTTTGGTCATTCTTCAAGTTATTGATGGCTCAATTTAATGACATGGAATTCACAAATATTATACGTGATGCTGTTATGGAAAGATGTCGCGTAAAATACCAAATGCAACAACAGCAAAGAGATGAAAAACGCAATTCAGTGGTGTTGGGCAAGAAACAACGTTTCCATTCGTGGGGCGGTAAACGCAGTGGCATTAACAGCAATGATTTGGAACAGGAACACAATGATGAAGGCAACTTAAGCTTTTAA